The sequence ATGCGTTAAGCGATGAATTTCATCAATTATATGTACCCGGCCGGGACGGTAATTTATATGATTGGCTGGCTGATATTTTTGGGCTTGCGGTTGGTCTGGCAACTGCTTATATTTTTATTAAAGAAAGGAATAGCCTAAAAATCGATGTTAATGAATAATCCGAGAAAAGCGATAGATTAATATTGACCCAAATAAGTCGATAATTCTAAAAATCGGATTATCCGGTTATATATTTATATTTGAAATAATAAAATCCGATAATGAAAGATAAAACAGTTCAATACATAAGTAATTTGGAATCACTTGATTAAGACATGACAGAAAGGCGCTGATGGATTCTTTAACAACAGGATATCGCACTCACAATTGCGGCTCGCTAAACAAAAACGATACCGAAAAATCTGTCCAACTTTGCGGTTGGGTTGCCGGCTGGCGCAACCTCGGCGGAGTTATTTTTATAGACCTTCGCGACCGCTGGGGCATAACTCAGATAACATTTAATCCCCAGACATGTTCATCCGAGTTAGTGGAATCAGCTAAAAAACTTCGCTACGAGTTTGTAATCCGGGTTGAAGGAGATGTTCAAGAGCGCCCTGAGAACGCCCGCAATACAAAACTCGCCACCGGTGATATTGAAATTTCGGCAGCGAAATTAATAATACTAAGCAAATCTGAAACGCCTCCATTCTTAGTTGAGAACGAGGTGGATGCCTCGGAAGAACTTCGCCTTGAATATCGCTATCTGGATTTAAGGCGGCCAATCTTGCAAGATAAATTGATTCTAAGACATAAAGCTGTATTGGAGGTTAGAAAATATCTCGACAGCCTTGATTTTATCGAAATTGAAACGCCTTTATTGATTAGGTCTACTCCGGAAGGAGCGAGAGATTATGTGGTGCCATCCCGCGAACATAAAGGGTGTTTCTATGCTTTACCTCAATCGCCCCAGTTGTTTAAGCAGATATTGATGGTTTCGGGTTTCGACCGCTATTTTCAGATAGCTCGATGCCTTCGCGATGAAGACTTAAGAGCCGACCGTCAGCCGGAACATACCCAGATAGATATAGAAATGACCTTTGTTTCAATCGACGATATTTTCAAGATTGCCGAGGGCATGATGGCTCATCTGTATAAAACCATTCTCAATATCGAACTTGATACTCCTTTTCCAAGATTTACATTCGATGAGGTAATGGCAAAATATGGTTCCGATAAGCCTGATATGCGTTTTGACATGGAGATAACAGAATTATCATCAGAGATGGCAAACTGCGGGTTTGGCGTATTTGAAAATACCGTTGCCGATGGCGGTTATGTTGGCGGGCTGGTATTTAAAGATGGCGCCGGGTTATCAAGGAAAAAACTTGATGAACTTCAAGACGTAATTAAAAAATCGGGCGGGAAAGGTTTAGCGCATATAGCTTTCAAACCGGAAGGACCAAAATCGCCTATCTTGAAATTCCTTAAAGATGGCAGCCTTGAGCGGATTAAAAATAAAATGAGAGCCTCTGACGGCGATTTGGTATTGATAGTCGCCGACCGAAAAATAACAGCCCTAAACTGCTTGGGCACTCTGCGGCTTTATATAGGCAAGGAATACAATCTTATAGATAAAAGCTTGTGGCAATTCCTCTGGGTTTATAGATTCCCATTATTCGAATACAACGCCGATTTAAAACGGTTTGATGCTATGCATAATATTGTAACCTCACCGGTTGAGGAGGATATGGATAAGCTCGACGAAGGTTTCAATTCCGACCTTCCCTTAGATAATGAAAGTCATCCTTGGTCGAAAATCTATGCCAACCAGTATGACCTTGTCTGCAATGGTTCCGAACTGGCATCCGGCGGGATAAGGATACATCGTTCTGAAGTTCAGGAAAAAGTTTTAAAGATACTGGGATTATCAAAAGAACGGGCGGAAAAAATGTTCGGTTTCCTTTTAAAAGCGCTTCGATACGGCGCGCCTCCTCATGGCGGCATAGCACCCGGTCTCGACAGGATTATCGCGCTGATGACCGACAGCCCATCAATAAGGGATGTCATAGCTTTTCCAAAGACTACCGGAGGGCGTTCCTTGATGGATGGTTCGCCGACTCCGATAGAGCAGGAACAATTAGACGAACTCGGTTTAGAGTTGAAAAAGCAATAGCAGGGTAATATATTGGCAGAGAAAAAGATTTACATAGAAGATATCGACCAGCGGCTTTTGTTTGGTTTTCAAAATTCAAATCTCAGCCTGATTGAATCCGAATTTCCGGTTGAGATTACTGCTCGCGGAGACTGGGTTTACATGCAGGGCAAGCAAAATCAGATTGATGCCGTTGAAAAAGTTATTCGTGATATAGCCGACCATCTCAAAGCCACCGGCGAACTTACTGACCGCTATATTCACTATGCTATTATCATGGTTAAGGAAAACGGCGCTGGCCCCAACGAGCAAATTCTTGATGTTGAGCCGCTGGTTTTTTCGCTCACAACTCATCAGGCAATCAAACCCAGAACTGTCGGCCAAAATGCATATGTTCAAGCAATTGATAAAAATGACCTGGTGCTGTCTATAGGTCCGGCTGGAACCGGCAAGACTTATTTAGCAGTCGCTATGGCTGTTATGGCTTTTAAACAGAAGCTGATTAATCGGATAATTTTAACCAGACCGGCAGTCGAGGCTGGCGAATCGCTTGGGTATTTGCCTGGTGACATAAGGGCTAAGGTTGACCCGTTTCTCAGGCCTCTCTATGATGCTCTTCACGATATGCTTGATGCGGAGAAAATCAAGAAATTAATCGATATGGGACTTATAGAAATCGCCCCGCTGGCTTTTATGCGAGGCAGAACATTGAACAGTTCGTTTATTATTCTCGATGAAGCTCAGAATACGTCTCACGGCCAAATGAAGATGTTTCTGACAAGAATAGGTCAGGGTTCCAAGGCTGTGATAACCGGCGATATTACCCAGATAGATTTAGAGGACAAGTCAAAGTCCGGATTGCTTAGGGTAAGAAAGATTATCGGCAACATCAAAGGAATTAAATTTGTAGAAT comes from Candidatus Zixiibacteriota bacterium and encodes:
- the aspS gene encoding aspartate--tRNA ligase, whose protein sequence is MDSLTTGYRTHNCGSLNKNDTEKSVQLCGWVAGWRNLGGVIFIDLRDRWGITQITFNPQTCSSELVESAKKLRYEFVIRVEGDVQERPENARNTKLATGDIEISAAKLIILSKSETPPFLVENEVDASEELRLEYRYLDLRRPILQDKLILRHKAVLEVRKYLDSLDFIEIETPLLIRSTPEGARDYVVPSREHKGCFYALPQSPQLFKQILMVSGFDRYFQIARCLRDEDLRADRQPEHTQIDIEMTFVSIDDIFKIAEGMMAHLYKTILNIELDTPFPRFTFDEVMAKYGSDKPDMRFDMEITELSSEMANCGFGVFENTVADGGYVGGLVFKDGAGLSRKKLDELQDVIKKSGGKGLAHIAFKPEGPKSPILKFLKDGSLERIKNKMRASDGDLVLIVADRKITALNCLGTLRLYIGKEYNLIDKSLWQFLWVYRFPLFEYNADLKRFDAMHNIVTSPVEEDMDKLDEGFNSDLPLDNESHPWSKIYANQYDLVCNGSELASGGIRIHRSEVQEKVLKILGLSKERAEKMFGFLLKALRYGAPPHGGIAPGLDRIIALMTDSPSIRDVIAFPKTTGGRSLMDGSPTPIEQEQLDELGLELKKQ
- a CDS encoding PhoH family protein, with the protein product MAEKKIYIEDIDQRLLFGFQNSNLSLIESEFPVEITARGDWVYMQGKQNQIDAVEKVIRDIADHLKATGELTDRYIHYAIIMVKENGAGPNEQILDVEPLVFSLTTHQAIKPRTVGQNAYVQAIDKNDLVLSIGPAGTGKTYLAVAMAVMAFKQKLINRIILTRPAVEAGESLGYLPGDIRAKVDPFLRPLYDALHDMLDAEKIKKLIDMGLIEIAPLAFMRGRTLNSSFIILDEAQNTSHGQMKMFLTRIGQGSKAVITGDITQIDLEDKSKSGLLRVRKIIGNIKGIKFVELSSKDVVRHKLVLDIIKAYEKYESRKK